In a genomic window of Oreochromis aureus strain Israel breed Guangdong linkage group 13, ZZ_aureus, whole genome shotgun sequence:
- the eif3s6ip gene encoding eukaryotic translation initiation factor 3 subunit L, with the protein MSYHDEEDYDPYSYTNDYDLHTGDPKADLAYERQYEQQTYHVIPEVIKNFLQYFHKTISDLIDQKVYELQSNRVSSESIEQKIYEIQDVYENSWNKLTDRFFKTSPWPEAEAIASLVGNDAVFLILYKELYYRHIYAKVSGGPTLDQRFESYYNYCNLFNYILNADGPAPLELPNQWLWDIIDEFIYQFQSFSQYRCKTAKKSEEEIEFLRSNPKIWNVHSVLNVLHSLVDKSNINRQLEVYTSGGDPESVAGEYGRHSLYKMLGYFSLVGLLRLHSLLGDYYQAIKVLENIELNKKSMYSRVPECQITTYYYVGFAYLMMRRYQDAIRVFANILLYIQRTRNMFQRSTYKYEMINKQNEQMHGLLAIALTMYPMRIDESIHTQLREKYGDKMLRMQKGDLQVFEELFSFACPKFLSPVVPNYDNVHPNYHKEPFQQQLKVFAEEVQQQAQLSTIRSFLKLYTTMPVAKLAGFLDMTEQEFRIQLLVFKHKMKNLVWTSGISALDGEFQSASEVDFYIDKDMIHIADTKVARRYGDFFIRQIHKFEELNRTLKKMSTTATTVTSGTATSR; encoded by the exons ATGTCATACCACGACGAAGAGGAT TACGATCCTTACTCCTACACAAACGACTACGATCTGCACACTG GTGACCCTAAAGCAGACCTTGCCTACGAGAGGCAGTATGAGCAGCAGACCTACCATGTCATCCCAGAGGTGATCAAGAACTTTCTGCAGTATTTCCACAAAACCATCTCTGACTTGATTGACCAGAAGGTTTATGAGCTGCAGTCCAACCGGGTGTCTAGTGAGAGCATTGAGCAGAAGATCTACGAGATCCAGGACGTCTATGAAAACAG CTGGAACAAGTTGACTGACCGTTTCTTCAAGACCTCTCCCTGGCCAGAGGCTGAGGCCATCGCATCACTTGTTGGCAATG ATGCCGTGTTTCTCATTCTCTACAAGGAACTCTATTACAGACACATCTACGCTAAAGTCAGC GGTGGACCAACTTTGGACCAGAGATTTGAGTCCTACTACAATTACTGCAACCTCTTCAACTACATTCTCA ATGCTGATGGGCCGGCCCCCTTGGAGCTgccaaaccagtggctctgGGACATCATTGATGAGTTTATCTACCAG tttcagtcattcagtcagtACCGCTGTAAGACAGCCAAAAAGTCTGAAGAGGAAATTGAATTCCTGAGGAGCAATCCGAAGATCTGGAACGTCCACAGTGTCCTCAATGTTCTCCACTCCCTGGTGGACAAGAGCAACATCAACCGTCAGCTTGAGGTCTACACGAGTGGAG GAGACCCAGAAAGCGTGGCTGGAGAATATGGACGTCACTCCCTGTACAAGATGTTGGGTTACTTCAGCTTGGTCGGGCTTTTGAGGCTTCACTCTCTGCTTGGTGACTATTACCAGGCCATCAAAGTCCTGGAGAACATTGAGCTCAATAAGAAG AGTATGTACTCGCGTGTTCCAGAGTGCCAAATCACCACATATTACTATGTGGGTTTTGCCTACCTTATGATGAGGCGCTACCAGGATGCCATTCGAGTCTTTGCTAACATCCTGCTCTATATCCAGAGAACAAGAAACATGTTCCAGAGGTCAACATATAAATATGAGATG attaacaaacaaaatgagCAGATGCACGGCCTGCTGGCTATCGCTCTGACCATGTACCCGATGCGCATCGACGAGAGCATCCACACCCAGCTGAGGGAGAAGTACGGAGATAAGATGCTCCGCATGCAAAAGGG AGATCTGCAGGTGTTCGAGGAGCTGTTCAGCTTTGCCTGTCCCAAGTTCTTGTCACCTGTAGTGCCAAACTATGACAACGTCCATCCGAACTACCACAAAGAACCTTTTCAACAGCAGTTGAAGGTCTTTGCTGAGGAGGTGCAGCAGCAGGCCCAGCTCTCCACCATTCGAAG CTTCTTGAAGCTGTACACAACCATGCCAGTAGCCAAGCTGGCCGGCTTTCTGGACATGACAGAGCAGGAGTTCCGCATTCAGCTGCTCGTCTTCAAACACAAGATGAAGAATCTGGTGTGGACCAGCGGCATCTCAGCGCTGGACGGAGAGTTCCAGTCTGCCTCTGAGGTCGACTTTTACATTGACAAG GACATGATCCACATTGCCGACACCAAAGTCGCTCGTCGGTATGGAGACTTTTTCATCAGACAGATCCACAAGTTTGAGGAG TTGAACAGGACTCTGAAGAAGATGTCAACCACTGCTACCACTGTGACATCAGGAACCGCTACAAGCCGATGA